CAAGTTCTGGAATACCAGATGTGCTACCATCCACATCATAGGCGACATTTACTTCACCCGTAGCAGCGTTTGTAGCTGTGATGAGTGTGTTGGCCGAGATATTTGGAAGGTGACCTTTGTATTTAAGCCAAGGACCAGCAGCAGAAATGGTATCGGTAGTACACTTTCCGGTGACCTTGTAGAGAACACGAAGTCCCTCCAAGTCGCTTTCTGGGAATGGAGCGAATGGTTCCAAAAGAGCTAGACGATCCGAGGTTGGAGAAACAACGACTTCCGTTTCAGGGGCAGGGGCGCCTGACGATGGCAAAAATTCCTTGTTTCCTTCTTCGAAACCTTCCTGGGGGAGTTCAGCACCAGTAGGTGGCTCAAAACGGAATTCTTTGCCAGATGGAGTAATGATGGAGTCTGTGAGTGGGTTAAAAGATGTGCTTCCAGCATATGACATTGCGGTAACAATTTCAGGTGAGGCGAGGAAGTTCATGGTATCTGGGTTACCATCGTTTCGGCCTCGGAAGTTGCGATTGTATGATGTGAAAATTGCGTTTGGTTCGCCTTTACCAACTCCATCGGTTCGGCTCCACATGCCAATGCATGGACTTCATTGAGTTAGTAATTTTATCAGGAAAGAACCATGAGATACAATAGTATATTCGGATTGGCTTGGGAAATAGGCAAGACAAGTGAACAGAAACTCAAGGAATTTGGATGTTTAGACAAATTGTAGAATCCCTCTATATACTAGCACTTCCAGAGATAGTTGCTCGTCGATTCAAATTTGAACTTCCGTGCCGGTCTATCAGGGAGAGAATTTGGGTGGAACTGGAGATTTCGAGTtgtattgaaatgaaaggaGAAATAAAACCATCGAGTATGATAAAAGAAGAACTGATAAAACTTACCCGCAAGCGTTAGCAAGCACGATACCTCCAGCTTCGGTAAATGTTGATGAAATCTCATCTCGCTCTAGAGTTGCTCTGATTTGTTCGCTACCAGGTGTGATGAAGAAATCAGTAGCTGGCTTGAGCCCTGCGGCAGATGCTTGTTTGACCAAATTCTGTGCTCGTGCCATATCTTGATATGAACTGTTCGTGCAACTACCAATCAAACTTGAGGATACTGTCTCTGGCCAGTTATTTTCTTTAACAGCTTTAGCGAATTGTGATAATGGGGTTGATAGATCGGGTGTGGCTGGCCCGTTGATGTGAGGTTCCAATGTGGAAAGGTCGATGGTGATGAGTTCGTCATAGTGAGCGCCTTCGTCAGCTCTCAGTAAGTTGTGGAGCGAAGGACTTCCTGCGATAGTTTGGGCTTGTAATGCGATGGAGGATCGGTGTGTTGATTCGAGATATGGAACGTGGCGTTTAGAAAATGGGAATAGAGAAGTGGTAGCACCGACCTCGGCACCCTAGATATCATTAGTAATAGTTCATACAGAGGGAGACAGATATTCGGAGAAGGATAGAACAAACCCTATGAAAGTTGTTAGTCATGACTCATGAAAAAGTGAAGTAAACTAGATGTTCAaatggaagagagagaaCATACATGTTGCATATTGTAGCCATTCCAGTGCAGCTCAATGAGTCAACACCAGGTCCGTGGTATTCAATGATATATCCAGTTCCACCACGGACAGTTAATTTGCCTGCCAGGTGTAAAATGACATCCTTGGGTGACGCCCAACCACTCAATTGCCCTTCAAGTCTTACTCCTAGAATTTTTGGCGCCTTCAATTCCCATGGTGCATCAACCATTGCGTCCACGGCATCAGCTCCACCAACACCAATGGCGATAGCACCCAATCCACCAGCATTTGGGGTATGGCTATCTGTGCCAAGCATCATCAAACCAGGTGCCGAATAATTTTCCAATACAGTTTGGTGGATGATTCCTGCTCCGGGTGGCCAAAACTCGATACCGTATTTCTTCGCCGCAGATTCcaggaaatcaaaaact
Above is a genomic segment from Botrytis cinerea B05.10 chromosome 4, complete sequence containing:
- the Bcaco2 gene encoding Bcaco2; this translates as MRSCGLLKSSGLAIRRTNIPSILRPISGRTLATVNTSSSTYKPDIESRTPPYPKLLKRLHEVRRVLGSSRSLTLAEKILYSHLDNPEESLLTNTDNGLNIRGNANLKLKPDRVAMQDASAQMALLQFMTCKLPSTAVPASIHCDHMIVGQRGADVDLPESIKGNKEVFDFLESAAKKYGIEFWPPGAGIIHQTVLENYSAPGLMMLGTDSHTPNAGGLGAIAIGVGGADAVDAMVDAPWELKAPKILGVRLEGQLSGWASPKDVILHLAGKLTVRGGTGYIIEYHGPGVDSLSCTGMATICNMGAEVGATTSLFPFSKRHVPYLESTHRSSIALQAQTIAGSPSLHNLLRADEGAHYDELITIDLSTLEPHINGPATPDLSTPLSQFAKAVKENNWPETVSSSLIGSCTNSSYQDMARAQNLVKQASAAGLKPATDFFITPGSEQIRATLERDEISSTFTEAGGIVLANACGPCIGMWSRTDGVGKGEPNAIFTSYNRNFRGRNDGNPDTMNFLASPEIVTAMSYAGSTSFNPLTDSIITPSGKEFRFEPPTGAELPQEGFEEGNKEFLPSSGAPAPETEVVVSPTSDRLALLEPFAPFPESDLEGLRVLYKVTGKCTTDTISAAGPWLKYKGHLPNISANTLITATNAATGEVNVAYDVDGSTSGIPELAQKWKDQGKEWLVVGESNYGEGSAREHAALQPRYLGGRVILCKSFARIHETNLKKQGVVPLTFADGEDYGKIDALDEVGTIGLYDMLKNGGKGEVTLRVKKHGSGEEIILKTKHTFSPDQAGFVLAGSALNLLANAKR